A region from the Lysobacter antibioticus genome encodes:
- a CDS encoding ExeM/NucH family extracellular endonuclease — protein sequence MTRYRPALAFAPCLLLAACASVPYAQRGAGALAIGEVQGSAASSAWLDREATVEGIVTAALPAADGAPGWLLQDGGDGDAATSDAFWITGAQTAALTPGQALRIRGRVYQGALAKQGRLTAIEAERIEPLARRKLMRMPAAVAIAEAPDWRRLEGMRVRIAAPLTLAERDAERGTVTASFDGPLWQPGERAVPGSEAARAIAADNRRRRLVLGGDTATLTAAAFAARSGSRLDAVEGVAVPIDGSHGLRLTAPATVQTAPRPQPPKVAGDLRISAFNLENLFNGDGHGEGFPTPRGARTAAEYQAQLAKLVATIHALDPDVAALMELENDGYGPESTLAELVAALDRADAADGGAQDWRYAAPCKQPCDAQQRGPGSDAIRVGLIYRGARVAARGVAATLEQGPFGPLARVPMAQAFAAIGRDRTPGPTFVVVANHFKSKGCGKNAAGADRDQGDGASCWNASRSESARRLDAWLKTDPTASGSALSMIVGDLNAHAQEQPLRELYAAGWQDAFAVAKVEAPYSYVYQGELGRLDHALLSPALAARLRGAAEWHSNADEPESAGYRDGGTGPWRSSDHDPVLLGFELMPR from the coding sequence ATGACGCGATACCGCCCCGCCCTCGCCTTCGCGCCCTGCCTGCTGCTGGCGGCCTGCGCGAGCGTGCCGTATGCGCAACGCGGCGCCGGCGCGCTCGCGATCGGCGAGGTCCAGGGCTCGGCCGCGAGCAGCGCCTGGCTCGATCGCGAGGCGACCGTCGAAGGCATCGTCACCGCGGCTCTGCCCGCGGCCGACGGCGCCCCGGGCTGGTTGCTGCAGGACGGCGGCGACGGCGATGCCGCAACCTCGGACGCGTTCTGGATCACCGGCGCCCAGACCGCTGCGCTGACGCCGGGGCAAGCGCTGCGGATCCGTGGACGCGTCTACCAGGGCGCGCTCGCCAAGCAGGGCCGGCTCACCGCGATCGAGGCCGAACGCATCGAACCGCTCGCGCGCCGCAAGCTCATGCGCATGCCGGCCGCGGTAGCGATCGCCGAGGCCCCCGACTGGCGCCGCCTCGAAGGCATGCGCGTGCGCATCGCCGCGCCGCTGACCCTGGCCGAACGCGATGCCGAGCGCGGCACCGTCACCGCCTCCTTCGACGGCCCGCTGTGGCAACCCGGCGAACGCGCCGTGCCCGGCAGCGAAGCCGCACGCGCCATCGCCGCCGACAACCGTCGCCGCCGCCTCGTGCTCGGCGGCGACACCGCCACCCTGACCGCAGCCGCGTTCGCCGCGCGCAGCGGCAGCCGCCTCGACGCGGTCGAAGGCGTGGCGGTGCCGATCGACGGCAGCCACGGCCTGCGCCTGACCGCGCCGGCGACCGTGCAGACCGCGCCGCGTCCGCAGCCGCCCAAGGTCGCCGGCGACCTGCGCATCTCCGCCTTCAACCTGGAGAACCTGTTCAACGGCGACGGCCACGGCGAAGGCTTTCCGACCCCGCGCGGCGCGCGCACGGCGGCCGAATACCAGGCGCAGTTGGCCAAGCTCGTCGCCACCATCCACGCCCTCGATCCCGACGTCGCCGCCTTGATGGAGCTGGAGAACGACGGCTACGGCCCCGAGTCGACCCTGGCCGAACTCGTCGCCGCGCTCGACCGCGCCGATGCCGCCGATGGCGGCGCCCAGGACTGGCGCTATGCCGCGCCGTGCAAGCAACCCTGCGACGCGCAACAGCGGGGGCCGGGCAGCGACGCGATCCGGGTCGGCCTGATCTACCGCGGCGCGCGGGTGGCCGCGCGCGGCGTCGCCGCGACGCTCGAACAAGGGCCGTTCGGCCCGCTCGCGCGCGTGCCGATGGCCCAGGCCTTCGCCGCGATCGGCCGCGACCGCACGCCGGGCCCGACCTTCGTGGTCGTCGCCAACCACTTCAAGTCCAAGGGCTGCGGCAAGAACGCCGCCGGCGCCGATCGCGACCAGGGCGACGGCGCCTCCTGCTGGAACGCCTCGCGCAGCGAATCGGCGCGGCGCCTGGACGCCTGGCTCAAGACCGACCCGACCGCGAGCGGCAGCGCGCTGAGCATGATCGTCGGCGACCTCAACGCGCATGCGCAGGAGCAACCGCTGCGCGAGCTGTATGCGGCCGGCTGGCAGGACGCCTTCGCCGTGGCCAAGGTCGAGGCACCGTACAGCTATGTCTACCAGGGCGAGCTCGGCCGCCTCGACCACGCGCTGCTGTCGCCGGCGCTGGCCGCGCGCCTGCGCGGCGCCGCCGAGTGGCACAGCAACGCCGACGAACCCGAGAGCGCGGGTTATCGCGACGGCGGCACGGGTCCGTGGCGCAGTTCCGATCACGATCCGGTGCTGCTCGGTTTCGAGCTGATGCCGCGCTGA
- a CDS encoding c-type cytochrome — protein sequence MRNYDLEFLKKFSMVIGFLMLVTLGLMIAAYFVHHQLPQEVDPKAAKRTENRIGPVGAVYAGATGAASQQAAVAAAAAKAASQVAYGGTLDGKVIFDSLCAGCHKSGAGGAPTMDAAHWSARIAQGKDTLHKHAIEGYTGSAGIMPPKGGNPALTNEQVASTVDWMLENIK from the coding sequence GTGCGCAATTACGACCTCGAATTCCTGAAGAAATTCTCGATGGTGATCGGCTTTCTGATGCTGGTGACCCTCGGCCTGATGATCGCGGCCTACTTCGTCCACCACCAGTTGCCGCAGGAAGTCGACCCCAAGGCAGCCAAGCGCACCGAGAACCGCATCGGTCCGGTCGGCGCGGTCTATGCCGGCGCGACCGGCGCCGCCTCGCAGCAGGCCGCAGTCGCCGCGGCGGCCGCCAAGGCCGCTTCGCAGGTCGCCTACGGCGGCACCCTGGACGGCAAGGTGATCTTCGACAGCCTGTGCGCGGGCTGCCACAAGTCCGGCGCCGGCGGCGCCCCGACCATGGACGCGGCGCACTGGTCGGCGCGTATCGCCCAGGGCAAGGACACCCTGCACAAGCATGCGATCGAAGGCTATACCGGCAGCGCCGGCATCATGCCGCCGAAGGGCGGCAACCCGGCCCTGACCAACGAGCAGGTCGCCTCGACCGTCGACTGGATGCTCGAGAACATCAAGTAA
- a CDS encoding YjfI family protein encodes MSRWTTQELLTRLAASFGGENVEEVPTADGAIQVTLPESGDLGVTIALTDREIFVSTPLVEAAQVADAAGFNEACLRLNPVNPLSNLGLTTINERDVYIVFGEMAPDSTAEQIELEIRTLADNAIDAVEALKSFLVTA; translated from the coding sequence ATGTCCCGCTGGACCACGCAAGAACTGTTGACCCGACTGGCCGCCTCGTTCGGCGGCGAAAACGTCGAAGAAGTGCCGACCGCCGATGGCGCCATCCAGGTGACCCTGCCGGAAAGCGGCGACCTGGGCGTCACCATCGCCCTGACCGACCGCGAGATCTTCGTCTCCACGCCGCTGGTCGAAGCAGCGCAGGTCGCCGACGCGGCCGGCTTCAACGAAGCCTGTCTGCGCCTGAACCCGGTCAACCCGCTGTCCAACCTCGGTCTGACCACGATCAACGAGCGCGACGTCTACATCGTCTTCGGCGAGATGGCGCCCGATTCCACCGCCGAGCAGATCGAACTCGAAATCCGCACCCTGGCCGACAACGCGATCGACGCGGTGGAAGCCCTCAAGTCCTTTCTGGTGACCGCATGA
- a CDS encoding PspA/IM30 family protein encodes MSLLQKILTLFRGTAHEAGQAVVDANALKILDQEIRDAGNELIRSKEELTKVMAQRQLQANRSKDRFAKKAEYETYIAGALRKGDEALAREVAERLATVETDLRNDEQAIASYDASITQLKTAITATERKLARVKQQVDTVKATEAVQRAQTAVAARHSGATGKVTTALDSLERIQTRQAERGARLQAAAQLEAESGDGDLNAKLANAGLLPESTSVDNILERFREKPVQQLGHEPLSLPAVEVKDAEHVERKN; translated from the coding sequence ATGAGCCTGCTGCAGAAAATCCTGACCCTGTTCCGCGGCACCGCCCACGAGGCCGGTCAGGCCGTGGTCGACGCCAACGCGCTCAAGATCCTCGACCAGGAAATCCGCGACGCCGGCAACGAGCTGATCCGCTCCAAGGAAGAGCTGACCAAGGTCATGGCCCAGCGCCAGTTGCAGGCCAACCGCAGCAAGGACCGCTTCGCCAAGAAGGCCGAGTACGAGACCTACATCGCCGGCGCCCTGCGCAAGGGCGACGAAGCGCTGGCCCGCGAAGTCGCCGAGCGCCTGGCCACGGTCGAGACCGACCTCAGGAACGACGAACAGGCCATCGCCAGCTACGACGCCAGCATCACCCAGCTCAAGACCGCGATCACCGCGACCGAGCGCAAGCTGGCGCGGGTCAAGCAGCAGGTCGACACGGTCAAGGCCACCGAGGCCGTGCAGCGCGCCCAGACCGCGGTCGCCGCGCGCCACTCCGGCGCGACCGGCAAGGTCACCACCGCGCTGGATTCGCTCGAACGCATCCAGACCCGCCAGGCCGAGCGCGGCGCCCGCCTGCAGGCGGCGGCGCAGCTCGAAGCCGAATCCGGCGACGGCGATCTCAACGCCAAGCTGGCCAACGCCGGCCTGCTGCCGGAATCGACCAGCGTCGACAACATCCTCGAGCGCTTCCGCGAGAAGCCGGTGCAGCAGCTCGGCCACGAGCCGCTGTCTTTGCCGGCGGTGGAAGTGAAGGACGCCGAGCACGTCGAGCGCAAGAACTAA
- a CDS encoding potassium channel family protein produces MIVIGKFYRLMRGHLRRISWGVVAAALVLHMSGTWLLLSWAGEDKLLGWDAFVYYYMTTASTIGYGDLSPGSAAGRYVVALFVMPGAVALFASVLAKTSASLLHFWKRHQVGKMSYEDMQGHTVLIGWHGRESVRLVQLLLADTHTDDEGIVLVAEGLAENPLPDQIRFVSAASYADCGEYARAAIGGAARVIVHADNDDRSLAAVFAVMAHRPAAHVVAHFESAAVADLVRSHYPHVECTRPLHVDVIARAVQDAGSSLVAGEWLSSGGPTQFSLPVPTDAQPLLAGKLAGAFRSQSALWIGFRDGGSAAPVLNPADHVEIAPGSVLYYLADARIDSRRVPWASLAVT; encoded by the coding sequence ATGATCGTAATCGGCAAGTTCTACCGCCTCATGCGCGGCCATCTGCGCCGGATCAGCTGGGGCGTGGTCGCGGCCGCGCTGGTGCTGCATATGAGCGGCACTTGGCTGCTCCTGTCCTGGGCCGGCGAAGATAAGCTGCTGGGCTGGGATGCGTTCGTGTACTACTACATGACCACGGCCAGCACGATCGGCTACGGCGACCTGTCGCCGGGCAGCGCGGCCGGCCGCTACGTCGTCGCCCTGTTCGTGATGCCGGGCGCGGTCGCCCTGTTCGCCTCGGTGCTGGCCAAGACCAGCGCGAGCCTGCTGCATTTCTGGAAGCGCCATCAGGTGGGCAAGATGAGTTACGAGGACATGCAGGGCCATACCGTGCTGATCGGCTGGCACGGACGCGAGTCGGTGCGGCTGGTGCAGCTGTTGCTGGCCGACACCCACACCGACGACGAAGGCATCGTCCTGGTCGCCGAAGGGCTGGCCGAGAACCCGCTGCCGGACCAGATCCGCTTCGTCTCCGCAGCGTCCTATGCCGATTGTGGCGAATACGCCCGCGCCGCGATCGGCGGCGCCGCGCGCGTGATCGTCCATGCCGACAACGACGACCGCTCGCTGGCGGCGGTGTTCGCGGTGATGGCGCATCGCCCGGCTGCGCACGTGGTCGCCCACTTCGAGTCGGCCGCGGTGGCCGACCTGGTGCGCAGCCACTACCCGCACGTCGAATGCACGCGGCCCTTGCACGTCGACGTGATCGCGCGCGCGGTGCAGGACGCCGGCAGCTCGCTGGTCGCCGGAGAATGGCTGTCGAGCGGCGGCCCGACCCAATTCAGTTTGCCGGTGCCCACCGATGCGCAGCCGCTGCTCGCCGGCAAACTCGCCGGCGCGTTCCGCAGCCAGTCGGCGCTGTGGATCGGCTTCCGCGATGGCGGCAGCGCGGCGCCGGTACTGAATCCGGCCGATCATGTCGAGATCGCGCCGGGCAGCGTGTTGTATTACCTTGCCGACGCACGCATCGACAGCCGCCGCGTGCCGTGGGCATCGCTGGCGGTCACCTGA
- a CDS encoding DUF2491 family protein gives MGWLDGLFGGKKTPASAPAPFAHELPLGLRINGRVAFDTMMFRAHPQAWSVQLPEGHQGIPCYGHIDLGGGHDLHRFYLDEDGYLQISTASGQIEGIKAFVFLETVNPASQAEFKRFISEHRHLGAAQIDYAGRTWYREFGNEGAAEKVPPVVYDEVLYRHDPPRKDDDLTHYAMLYRRDVVELDREEFLLVTAEDYGPNEFCVTYAIGLDLTTADLDIT, from the coding sequence ATGGGTTGGTTGGACGGATTATTCGGCGGCAAGAAAACGCCCGCCTCGGCGCCGGCGCCGTTCGCGCACGAGCTGCCGCTGGGCCTGCGCATCAATGGCCGGGTCGCCTTCGACACGATGATGTTCCGCGCCCATCCGCAGGCGTGGAGCGTGCAACTGCCCGAAGGCCACCAGGGTATTCCCTGCTACGGCCATATCGACCTGGGCGGCGGCCACGACCTGCACCGTTTCTATCTCGACGAAGACGGCTACCTGCAGATCAGCACGGCCAGCGGCCAGATCGAAGGCATCAAGGCCTTCGTGTTCCTGGAAACGGTGAACCCGGCCAGCCAGGCCGAGTTCAAGCGTTTCATCAGCGAACACCGCCACCTCGGCGCGGCCCAGATCGATTATGCAGGCCGCACCTGGTATCGCGAGTTCGGCAACGAAGGCGCGGCCGAGAAAGTGCCGCCGGTGGTCTACGACGAAGTGCTGTATCGGCACGACCCGCCGCGCAAGGACGACGACCTCACCCATTACGCCATGCTGTACCGGCGCGACGTGGTCGAGCTGGACCGCGAGGAATTCCTCCTCGTCACCGCCGAAGACTACGGCCCCAACGAGTTCTGCGTGACCTACGCGATCGGCCTGGACCTGACCACCGCCGATCTCGACATCACCTGA
- a CDS encoding DUF350 domain-containing protein codes for MDAPITAHSFLNFLAYAGIGIGVLIAAAVAVLLITPHRELSLIREGNTAAATAFSGTLIGLALPLHSAISNSVSLIDAAIWGAVSVIVQLFAFLLARLVAPKLSQQITLNQTAAGIFSAGVSISVGLINAAAMTP; via the coding sequence ATGGACGCCCCGATCACCGCTCACAGTTTCCTCAACTTCCTCGCCTACGCCGGCATCGGCATCGGCGTGCTGATCGCCGCGGCGGTGGCCGTGCTGCTGATCACCCCGCACCGCGAGCTGAGCCTGATCCGCGAAGGCAACACCGCAGCCGCGACCGCGTTCTCCGGCACCCTGATCGGCCTGGCCCTGCCGCTGCATTCGGCGATCTCCAACTCGGTCAGCCTGATCGACGCGGCGATCTGGGGCGCGGTGTCGGTGATCGTGCAGTTGTTCGCGTTCCTGCTCGCACGCCTCGTCGCGCCCAAGCTGTCGCAGCAGATCACCCTCAACCAGACCGCCGCCGGCATCTTCTCGGCCGGCGTGTCGATCAGCGTCGGCCTGATCAACGCCGCCGCCATGACGCCGTGA
- a CDS encoding DUF1190 domain-containing protein has protein sequence MTPSTSKRSRNLKLVLMAVAVPALLTGCEDEPSGKVLTSLEECKAQTEIAPAECEAAYYKALVEHEKLAPRFESERECNEQFGACQSAPANPTGGSHSYMPSMSGFLIGYALSQAMQPRGYYGIGGVSPLYRDYRSGGYLRPGGERVSSNSGTVYGKYGNTALPARAVTVSRSGFGSSAAARGGFGGSSSRGGGRGG, from the coding sequence ATGACGCCCTCTACGAGCAAGCGATCGCGCAACCTCAAGCTGGTGCTGATGGCCGTCGCGGTGCCGGCGCTGCTGACCGGCTGCGAGGACGAACCCAGCGGCAAGGTCCTGACCTCGCTGGAAGAGTGCAAGGCGCAGACCGAGATCGCGCCGGCGGAATGCGAGGCGGCCTATTACAAGGCCCTGGTCGAGCATGAGAAGCTGGCGCCGCGTTTCGAGAGCGAGCGCGAGTGCAACGAACAGTTCGGCGCCTGCCAGTCGGCGCCGGCCAATCCGACCGGCGGCAGCCACAGCTACATGCCGTCGATGTCGGGCTTTCTGATCGGCTACGCCCTGTCGCAGGCGATGCAGCCGCGCGGCTACTACGGCATCGGCGGGGTTTCGCCGCTGTACCGCGACTACCGCAGCGGCGGCTATCTGCGCCCCGGCGGCGAACGCGTCAGCAGCAACAGCGGCACCGTCTACGGCAAGTACGGCAACACCGCCCTGCCGGCGCGCGCGGTCACCGTCTCGCGTTCGGGTTTCGGCTCCAGCGCCGCGGCGCGCGGCGGTTTCGGCGGCAGCAGCAGTCGCGGCGGCGGTCGCGGCGGTTGA
- a CDS encoding glutathionylspermidine synthase family protein, whose product MKRIAVTPRPDWRDQAQSLGFHFHTIDGAPYWDESAYYAFSLKQIEDDLEQPTQELHDMAMALVDEVAGSEQLLERLAIPPAYWDWIADSWRRREPHLYGRMDLAYDGTGPAKLYELNYDTPTSLYEAAYFQWLWLEQSVERGVLAQSADQYNRIQELLIETFATLAREQRIATPVHFAAVEGSAEDQGTVRYLRDCAEQAGVDTLELSIEGIGISAEGWFTDGDDRVIRTLFKLYPLEWMFVEEYGSKLAASQMQLIEPAWKAILSNKGVLPLLWQRHRGHPNLLEAHFDETPAIALPPGWVRKPLFSREGANIELVTASGERLSSDGPYRDAPTIRQAHHALPRFDGSDGAANYPLIGSWVVADQAAGIGLREDAGPITQDSSRFVPHAIVD is encoded by the coding sequence ATGAAACGCATCGCGGTAACGCCGCGCCCCGACTGGCGCGATCAGGCCCAGTCGCTGGGCTTCCATTTCCACACCATCGACGGCGCGCCGTACTGGGACGAGTCGGCGTACTACGCCTTCAGCCTGAAGCAGATCGAGGACGATCTCGAACAGCCGACCCAGGAACTGCACGATATGGCCATGGCCCTGGTCGACGAGGTCGCCGGGTCCGAGCAACTGCTCGAGCGGCTGGCGATCCCGCCGGCGTACTGGGACTGGATCGCCGACTCCTGGCGCCGCCGCGAGCCGCATCTGTACGGGCGCATGGACCTGGCCTACGACGGCACCGGCCCGGCCAAGCTCTACGAACTCAACTACGACACTCCGACCTCGCTGTACGAGGCGGCGTATTTCCAGTGGCTGTGGCTGGAGCAGAGCGTCGAACGCGGGGTGTTGGCGCAGAGTGCGGATCAGTACAACCGCATCCAGGAACTGTTGATCGAGACTTTCGCGACCCTGGCGCGCGAGCAGCGCATCGCCACGCCGGTGCATTTCGCCGCGGTCGAAGGCTCGGCCGAGGACCAGGGCACGGTGCGTTATCTGCGCGACTGCGCCGAGCAGGCCGGCGTGGACACGCTGGAACTCAGCATCGAAGGCATCGGCATCAGTGCCGAGGGCTGGTTCACCGACGGCGACGACCGGGTCATCCGCACCTTGTTCAAGCTGTATCCGCTGGAATGGATGTTCGTCGAGGAGTACGGCTCCAAGCTCGCGGCCTCGCAGATGCAGCTGATCGAGCCGGCCTGGAAGGCGATCCTCAGCAATAAGGGCGTGTTGCCGTTGCTGTGGCAGCGTCATCGCGGCCACCCGAACCTGCTCGAAGCGCATTTCGACGAGACCCCGGCGATCGCCCTGCCGCCGGGCTGGGTGCGCAAGCCGCTGTTCTCGCGCGAAGGCGCCAACATCGAGCTGGTCACCGCCAGCGGCGAGCGGCTCAGCAGCGACGGCCCGTACCGCGACGCGCCGACGATCCGCCAGGCCCATCACGCCCTGCCGCGTTTCGACGGCAGCGACGGCGCCGCCAACTACCCGCTGATCGGCAGTTGGGTCGTCGCCGACCAGGCTGCCGGCATCGGCCTGCGCGAAGACGCCGGCCCGATCACCCAGGACAGCTCGCGCTTCGTGCCGCACGCGATCGTCGACTGA
- a CDS encoding M4 family metallopeptidase, translated as MRIHSKRLKLEGLFLAITAALVVAPASQAAQLGGSAAVTQARGLIADHLGAVHGVAEDAFEARDTIVDRDGTTHVRFDRTYQGLRVIGGDVVTKSRRGQLAATQSTLRSQQRPGLRARIGRDAAAVEAGARFNGKVSQVHGNQLVVYARGAKPVLAYEVTLQGEETRTHSGFVTYYVDALSGKVLDVQDRLQTAGAVGTGKTFYYGNLSIATDQKSATKFDLIDTTRGNGSVYDAKGAAISNLFDILFATWGASLFTDTDNVWGNNALSDRATVATDIHYGVGATWDYFKNVHGRNGLYNDGAGIKSYAHTNFKRADGSTTGVNAAYFALTKVMFYGDGDAARGYGPIVGIDVAGHEMSHGVNAATANLAYSGDAGGLNEANSDIFGTLVEFYANNPADPGDYRIGEIMRTGGLAFRDMYNQGVDGKSFNCYIAGGFDPNLGAGGIHDPHYTSGVGNRFFYLVSEGAVVPAGSGLTPAQLVCNGDTGIVGIGRDKAGKIWYRALTTKFTSSTSYPQARAATLAAAAELYGAGSQEQNAVARAWSAANVN; from the coding sequence ATGCGTATCCATTCGAAGCGGTTGAAGCTGGAAGGACTCTTTCTCGCCATCACGGCGGCCCTCGTCGTAGCACCGGCAAGCCAGGCGGCGCAGCTCGGGGGCTCGGCGGCGGTAACCCAGGCGCGCGGCCTGATCGCCGATCACCTCGGTGCGGTGCACGGCGTCGCCGAGGACGCATTCGAGGCGCGCGACACCATCGTCGATCGCGACGGCACCACGCACGTGCGTTTCGACCGCACCTACCAGGGCCTGCGCGTAATCGGCGGCGACGTGGTGACGAAATCGCGGCGTGGCCAACTCGCCGCCACCCAATCGACCCTGCGCAGCCAGCAGCGCCCCGGCCTGCGCGCGCGCATCGGCCGCGATGCCGCGGCGGTCGAAGCCGGCGCCCGTTTCAACGGCAAGGTGAGCCAGGTGCACGGCAATCAACTGGTGGTGTACGCGCGCGGCGCCAAGCCGGTGCTCGCCTATGAGGTGACCTTGCAGGGCGAGGAAACCCGAACGCATTCGGGTTTCGTCACCTATTACGTCGATGCCCTCAGCGGCAAGGTGCTCGACGTCCAGGACCGCCTGCAGACCGCCGGCGCGGTCGGCACCGGCAAGACCTTCTACTACGGCAACCTCAGCATCGCCACCGACCAGAAGAGCGCGACCAAGTTCGACCTGATCGACACGACCCGCGGCAACGGCAGCGTCTACGACGCCAAGGGTGCGGCGATCTCGAACCTGTTCGACATCCTGTTCGCGACCTGGGGCGCGAGCCTGTTCACCGATACCGACAACGTCTGGGGCAACAACGCCCTCAGCGATCGTGCCACCGTCGCCACCGACATTCACTACGGCGTCGGCGCGACCTGGGATTATTTCAAGAACGTGCACGGCCGCAACGGCCTGTATAACGACGGCGCCGGCATCAAGAGTTACGCCCACACCAACTTCAAGCGCGCCGACGGCAGCACCACCGGCGTCAACGCCGCCTATTTCGCCCTGACCAAGGTGATGTTCTACGGCGACGGCGACGCCGCGCGCGGTTACGGCCCGATCGTCGGCATCGACGTCGCCGGCCATGAGATGTCGCACGGCGTCAACGCCGCGACCGCCAACCTGGCCTACTCGGGCGATGCAGGCGGCCTCAACGAGGCCAACTCGGACATCTTCGGCACCCTGGTCGAGTTCTACGCCAACAACCCGGCCGATCCCGGCGACTACCGCATCGGCGAGATCATGCGCACCGGCGGGCTCGCTTTCCGCGACATGTACAACCAGGGCGTCGACGGCAAATCCTTCAATTGCTACATCGCCGGCGGTTTCGATCCGAACCTGGGCGCCGGCGGCATCCACGATCCGCACTACACCTCCGGGGTCGGCAACCGCTTCTTCTACCTGGTTTCCGAAGGCGCGGTGGTGCCGGCCGGTTCGGGCCTGACCCCGGCCCAGCTGGTCTGCAACGGCGACACCGGCATCGTCGGCATCGGTCGCGATAAGGCCGGCAAGATCTGGTATCGCGCGCTGACCACCAAGTTCACCTCAAGCACCAGCTATCCGCAGGCGCGCGCGGCGACCCTGGCCGCCGCAGCCGAGCTGTACGGCGCCGGCTCGCAGGAGCAGAACGCGGTGGCGCGGGCCTGGAGCGCGGCCAACGTCAACTGA
- a CDS encoding 4'-phosphopantetheinyl transferase family protein → MASDKFPDTDDGFLFAASAFECEAEGKRLTGYGCRFRASMYRDELYERHGVHFPAQFGRAVSKRRSDYLAGRICAQRALAALGVIGADIAIGPNREPVWPAGVVASISHAGDRAVCIASTDPDVVGLGIDIEGSLQPGMAADIRREVVDAAEEEAVQTHFPDFTLGLAVVFSAKESLYKALYPQVGRFFGFEAMRIVRIDAERIIFAATEELSATVASGAEYAAHYLIAEGEVRTVACVRRPD, encoded by the coding sequence ATGGCGTCCGATAAGTTTCCCGACACCGACGACGGCTTCCTGTTCGCGGCCTCCGCGTTCGAGTGCGAGGCCGAAGGCAAGCGGCTGACCGGCTATGGCTGCCGGTTCCGCGCCTCGATGTACCGCGACGAGCTCTACGAACGCCACGGCGTGCATTTTCCGGCCCAGTTCGGCCGCGCCGTGTCCAAGCGCCGCAGCGATTACCTGGCCGGGCGCATCTGCGCGCAGCGCGCACTGGCCGCGCTCGGCGTCATCGGCGCCGACATCGCCATCGGCCCGAACCGCGAACCGGTCTGGCCCGCCGGCGTGGTGGCCTCGATCTCGCATGCCGGCGATCGTGCCGTCTGCATCGCCTCGACCGACCCCGACGTGGTCGGGCTCGGCATCGATATCGAAGGCAGCCTGCAACCGGGCATGGCCGCCGATATCCGCCGCGAAGTGGTCGATGCGGCCGAAGAGGAGGCCGTGCAGACGCATTTCCCCGATTTCACCCTCGGCCTGGCCGTGGTGTTCTCGGCCAAGGAGAGTCTGTACAAGGCCTTGTACCCCCAGGTCGGCCGCTTCTTCGGTTTCGAGGCGATGCGGATCGTGCGGATCGACGCCGAGCGCATCATCTTCGCCGCGACCGAAGAGCTGTCGGCCACGGTCGCGTCCGGCGCCGAGTACGCCGCCCACTACCTGATCGCCGAGGGCGAGGTGCGCACCGTGGCCTGCGTGCGCCGGCCGGACTGA